Within Triticum dicoccoides isolate Atlit2015 ecotype Zavitan chromosome 1B, WEW_v2.0, whole genome shotgun sequence, the genomic segment TCTTAAGGAGGGATAACTTTCCAAGCAATCTTTTGACAAAGCATATTCTGTATTATTTATGCAAAGCACAATTATTGATCAAATTAGTGATAATCCTCCATTAGTTGAATAAATTATTTGGCTTTCAACCATGCCTTTTCTTGGAAGGGCAAAACTGGTAATTTTGTTAAGAAAAGACAAATCGTTTTAGCTTTCTATTGCACTAGTTGCGTAAATTATTTGGTTTTCAACCATGCCTTTTCTTGGAAGGACAAGAATGGTTATTTCCTTAAGAAAAGAAAACGTGTTAAAGCTTCCTAATGTGTGGGAGAAATGCAAATGTCATAAGAGCTCATAATCATGCTCCTCTGAGAAACTCCTATTTTTGAATGTCAAAGTGATGATTTTCTGGACCCCGGTTGAAATATGAATATCCAGTTACTTGTATCCAAAGTTCAAATAGATTGCACACTTAGCCTAGcatgataaaaaaatatttttaaaattattGGAATAGCAGGAGACATGATATAATATTGGAGGTTGATGGGACAAGCATTAGATAACAATCCAATCCAAACGTGTTCTCTGATACTTAACCATGTTTGAGTTTATTTTGTCAAAACTGATGATTACTTACTTGATTGGCCGACCACTACTATATATGTGGTACTTGCTATTTGTTTCCTCTTTGCCTCATCACTCCAAGACCCCTCCCTTTCCTCGACATGGAGCTTGAGCTTAGTCTAGGCGATCTTCCAGCTCCAGTGAAGGCCAACAACACCATGCTTGCGCCGGCGACATGCCAAGGAGAAGACAACGACGACCTTGCGCTAGGGCTACGAGTAACGGCTACCGAAAGAGATGACCAAGATAACCAGAGGACAGGCATAGAAACTGTGGAGGGAGAAGATAGCGATGAAGCATGCCCCGAACTGCCTGTCAGAGCAAGCCCTTTTCGCCAAGCCTCTGCACAAACAGGTGAGTTGAAGAGAATCAAGCTGTTGAATTGATCGGTTCCCATCCCAGTGTTTCATCCATATGTTGCTATGTGCTTGTAGTTCCTGTctgtaaaattctttgtatgctGATGAGCCTTTTTTCTGTACAGCGAGTGCGAATTCATGGGGGTTCGATGTGAACGCTGCTGTTCCGGTGGATGGCAGAGCATCGATGGCGAGGTCTTTGTCACCGCCGTCCATGCATATGGAGGTTCCTGTGACACAGGGAGTTGATGAGGAAGCTTCAGAGGATGAAGACAATGGAGGTGGTAGGGTGAGGAAGAAACTGAGGCTGTCCAAGGAACAGTCTGCGTTTCTAGAGGGTAGCTTCAAAGAGCACAGCACCCTAACCCTGGTATGCTATGCAATATTTTTTTCTAATCGATCAAAATAAGTGGATGATATAGCTGGATTCATTCATTCGGCATATATCCAGGAACAAAAGAGCAGTTTAGCCAACCGGCTGAGCCTTCGACCACGCCAGGTTGAGGTCTGGTTCCAAAACAGAAGAGCCAGGTATGTAACAAAATTTATATATGCCAGTAATTTTCCCTTTTGATGTGATGTCACCATTTTTCAAAACAGAAGAGCCAGGTAACAAATCTAACATCATGTCGTTCACAGGACGAAGCTGAAGCAGACGGAGGCGGACTGCGAGCAACTGAAGCGCTGCTGCGAGGCGCTGGCACGGGAGAACCGTAAGCTCCAGCGGGAGGTGGCGGAGCTGCGCGCCTCCCGTGCCCCGTACCCGCTCTACAATCTGAATCACCACATGTCTGGGTTCAGCACGGCGCTCCCAGTGTGCTCATCATGTTCCACCATCTCCGCCGTGTCATCTCCGGGGTCGTCGCCGATGTCCACCTTGTTTGCCGGCAGGCCTCACTTTGGCCCCTTCACCGTCACCCACCCGGTGCTCCCCCTCCGCCGCCAGCCGTCAGCGACATTGTGACGTGGCTGGCTAGTAGCCCGGCCCGCTCATGTTGCCTAAGTTATGTAAATAGCCTCTTGTGTTTTTGCCACCAGTGATACATACATAGAGAGGAGTCAAAAAACATGTATACATctattccctctgtaaagaaatgtaAGATTGTTTAGATCTTCACCGAGATAGTACTTTGTAAACTCTATAGTTTAGCCAAATTTATAACGGTGGATGATGAGCTCGCTTATAGTAGTAGGTGTGGAATTTGCTATTACGTGGCTGACTTTGGAAAGTTGATTTGGCTTTGTGTAAAATATGGTGGATGGTGTGGTTTGTAGAGTGTCATCCTGGCAATTGTGAGGAGATCCCTAATTTCCATTTGTGTACCAGTCACAGTGTAACACATGCCATTTCCTGGTTAAACGTTAACTGTGACCTAATGACTTGGCTGAAAAGGACAATGAAATTGGTGATGTGGACCTCTGCAAATTACAATCATTGAGGCTGCATCACTGTCAGCACATATGCGTATGTGTAGGAGAATTTGCCAATTATGAAACTTCTCTTGGTGGTTGCGCGATTGCCGGCAAAAAGAAACGAGAGGGAGCATGCAACGTGTAGCGACACTGGCCAGATAATCAAACTGCTGTGTGGAATTCTGGGTTCCGGGCGCCGTCAGCATCAAGTTGGATATGCGCCGCACACCTGTCACCTAAGTGTGCACTACGTTAAAATTATGTCGATTATCTATATAGGGATATAGTTTGGACTTGGAATATGCAGAGGGTTAGGTGTTTGGGTCGAACATATGAAACTCAGAACTTATATAAATAAATGCGCCGTCGCATGGCCAAAAGAGACTAAACCAAGCTGTTGGCTAGACAGGAGATCATGAAGGGGAAGGTCCGGGCGCGTGTGCCAAGGGTGTCCGGACAGGCCATGGGGCTTTGAGATTGGCGAACTTGTCGTCGATCCGTATTATGTGATTTAGTTCATGGGAAGGAGCACCCATAGTCATGCTCCACGGGTATAGCCATGTTGACATATTTGGTTAACATATATATGTATCAGCTCTCAGTTCTTAGAAAAAACATATCATCTCTCTCATCTACTTTTAGTAATGATCTATTTGCATCTTTTGTAACACATTTTTCCATGTCAGGCATTGTAAGATAAGCTTGGCGATTACGCACGTCGAGACAAGGGAAGAGACGCAGAAAGTTGACAGGGCCAGGTCTAGCTTACACCTGTTGAAGCGGACGACCAGCTACAACACTAGAGTAGCATATATTCACACACGAAGCTTTGATTGAGTGCTCACTTGTCGACGGTGACGGCGACACGTGTGTGCGCTCGCTGTCGCAAACGACCCATCCAACGTCGACGCAAACACTTACGTGATCTGAAATCTGAACATCCAATCAATTAGTAGATGTTTTGCAGAAAATTATTGAAGACTTTGCTTCCAGAGGTTTGCCACAACACCTTATTCTGAATAGCATGCCTTGTCCGGTGCTCCAGTATGCAGACCACACCCTGATTGTATTGAAAGGAGAATATTTTTTTGAAGCGTATTGAAATGAGAATTTAGCGAAGCCAGGCTTTTGATGGAGGTTTTGGATGCTTTTGCAAACACCAGAGGGCGGCTGCCCATCATTGATGATAATGATATACAGGTGTCAAGTGTCAACAGATCAAGTAAACAATTCTGAGTTTTAAGAGATCAAGTAAAAACAATTCTACCCATAAGCAACGATGATGCTGTGATTAGCTTTACATAAATAGACAGGTGACGTCTTTTAGATCTACCAAATCACCATTGTGTTCATCTTCCAAAAAATATGGCCCACATCCTTCACTTGCAGTTTGTTCATATGGATATTTGGAAATGATATTTGTTGCATCATATTGTAGCTTTCAGAAACATCAAAGCAATCCAGAACCTCCTTGGAACTGAGATAGATATGGGGAATCATGTAATACATAACAAGATGGAGTCTCGAGGAGCCTATGGAACATTCTCCGTGGTGCGGCTAAACCAGAAATATTTTCTTGAGTTTGCCACGAAGCAAGGCTTAACCATATAAAGGTGCCCTTTCTCTAGCTCGAGGTCAGACCTTCCTTTGTATCCCATGGAAACCTACAGCCATTCATGTCTGGGTTATGCTCTGAACTGATAGTACTTGTGCCCTCTGTTCCAGTTTGATTtaaactgccaaaacgtcttatatttaggaacggaggtagtactACTTGAGAAATTGTTTTTCTGTACTGTAAATACTCAGAGGGATTATTTCTGTACTGTAATACTCAGAGGGGTTATTTCAGTCTTATAGCTCTGAACTAATGGTACTCTAGCAATTGTTGCTCTCCTGCTACCTCAGTAATCCGTCCTCATAATCAGATAGGttttcatttatgtttttgcaattTCTGATTGCACACACCTTCCATTGATCTATTTGCAAATTGGATAGAGGTTGTGTAACATGTAGTTTCAAGTCCTTTTAGTTCTTCTAAACACATTGCTATGTGGTGTGTAAATTTACTGAGCTGTCATATCTGCAAGTTCTACCGGATTAGTGGTGCAAATTGTTAGAAGATATTGTATAGAGATAGGTAAGTTGTTTAACCTGTATCTCtttctatctcttcttctgtttTATCTCTTCCAACCTCCTGTAACAATCACGATCGATCTCCTCTCGATCGGTTCTTGTAAGCCACGGCATACAACATATATATACAACCGCGGCCCGAGCAAAGGGTTCAACGCTTCCATTAACGTTTTACATGGTAACAGAGCCTCTTCCTCGATAGATTGGATAGAGATCGCATCTAGCTACCAGGCGACCGCAGCCATGTCCACCACCACCGCAGCCATGACGCCCAGCACCATGGGTGCGCTCACCACCTTCTCCTCCTCCACGTTTGCGTCATCATCCACCTCCAACCCCACCACCTCCTTCCTCGGATCGCCGCCGCAAGAGAAGCTGACGAGGGGCAACTTCCTGCTCTGGAAGGCCATCGTCCTACCACAGATCAAGGGCGCGCAGATGGAACACCATCTTGACGCGAAGAGTCTGGCACCGCCGGCCACCCTCACCATCACCAAGGACGGCAAAGAAGAACAGGTACTGAACTTTGCCAGATCCCTCTGGTTTGcacagcagcaacagctccaaggcTACTTGATGGGCTCCCTCTCCCGCGACATTCTTGCACAAGTCGACACGCTGCAGACGCCGGCTGAACTCTGGCGCGCCATCCACGACATGTTTGCCGCCCAGAGCCAAGCCCAAGCTATCAAAACCCGCATCGAGCTTACGAATCTTCAAAAAGGTAACATGACTATGGCCGAATATCTTGGAAAGATTAAGAGCCTCACAAATGAAGTTGCCTGCACCGCTGCCGTGCTCTCTGATCCGGAGATCGTGTCCAAGATCTTGGCCGGGCTGGACATGGACTACAATCCAGTAGTCTCGGCCCTTGCAGCTCGGGTGGAGCCGATCACTGTCCAGGAGCTATATAGCCAGCTCCTGAGCTTCGACGCCCGCCTCAGCCTCCTTCATGGCGCCAGCTTCTGTCAATCCTCCGCCAACGCCGTCTCGCGTGGCCGTGGCCGTGGGCGCGGTCACCACGCGCAACACGGCAGTGGgcgcgggcgcggcaactcccaggACAACGGCTACAACAACAACTACAGCAACGCCGGAGGCGGCAGCTACAACAACTCCGGCAACATATCAGGGGGTGGTGGCTTCAACAACAACACTagccgccgcccctcctcttccTCTCGTGGTCGCCCTCGCTGCCAACTCTGCAAGAAGGTCGGCCATGAGGTTATGGACTGTTGGCACCGCTTTGATGAGGACTACATTCCCGATGCTAAACATGTTGTTGCAGCCATGCGTGAGCAAGGAGGAGATGGCGTGTGGTATGTTAATTCCGGCGCCACGGATCACGTCACAATTGAGCTAGAGCAGCTCGCTCTCCGTAAAAAAATATCACGGCAATGATCAGATTCACACCGCAAGCGGTGGAGGTATGGATATCCAACACATTGGTCAAGCTTTTATTAATTCACCTATGCTTAAACGTGATCTAGTTCTGAAagatgttcttcatgttcctcaAGCCGACAAAAACCTTGCTTCTATGTCTCGTTTAGCCACTGATAAtaatgtcttctttgaaactcaccctcgttacttttgataaaggatcgggcaacgagggaacttctacaccacggtagatgcattggaggcCTCTACCCCATCACATCCGGAGCACTTAGTCGCAAGCATCGTCAGGTCTGCTCCGTCATCAAGCCCTCTTTGGCAAGGTGGCATCAACGATTAGGACATTCTTCCTCAGTCATAGTTAAGCAAGTTATCAATAAAGGCAATCTTTCTTTGTCTCATAGTCCTCTTAGTGATTCAGTTTGTGAAGCTTGTCAATGTGCCAAGAGTCACCAACTTCCCTATCCTAGATCAAGTAGTGTTtctcatgctcctttagagcttattttcagtgatgtatggggCCATGCCCGTGATTCTTTTGGACGAAAGaaatattatgtcagtttcattgatgattatagcaagttTACTTGGATTTACTTACTCAAGTATAAATCTGAAGTTTTTTCCGTATTCCAAGAGTTTCAAAAACTTGTTGAAAGACACTTTGCTAGAAAAAATTTGACAGTCCAAAatgactggggaggggagtatgagaaGCTCAACTCCTTCTTTCGTAGTATTGGTATTGCACaccatgtgtcttgtcctcatGCCCATCAACAGAATGGCTCTGCAGAAAGAAAACATCGTCATATTATTGAAGTTGGTCTATCTTTACTTGCTCATGCTTCTATGCCTCTCAAATATTGGGATGAAGCTTTCATCACTGCCACATATCTTATTAATCGATTGCCTAGCAAAGTCATTGCCAATTCTACTCCTTTGGAACGTCTCTATAATCAGATTACAATTCTCTCAAAACTTTTGGGTGTGCATGCTACCCCAATCTTCGTCCTTATAATCGTCATAAACTTGAGTTTCGTTCAACTCAATCGTCATAAACTTGAGTTTCGTTCAACTcaatgtgtttttcttggctatagtaatCTTCACAAAGGCTATAAATGTCTAGAAGTTGCTACTGGACGTATCTCTATTTCTCCAGATGTTGTTTTGATGAAAATCTCTTTCCTTTTGCCAAGCTTCATCCAAATGCAGGAGCTCTCCTCCGTGCTGAAATAGCTCTTCTTCCAGATCACGGGGGTGAATTAATTAATGCTGACCTTTTGAAAAATTCCAATGAAAATTGTGATTCTGCAGATTTTGGTCGTCATTTTATGTGTACAGATCAGGACGAGACACGCACGGGATCCCACGCTGATCCTGCTGGCAGCGGCGCTGGATCCCAAGCCGATCCTCGCGTCAGCGCATCTGTCCCAGGCGGCGCACGATCCCAGGAGGATCGCTCTCCTCTGCATGCGTCTCGTGTGCAGGTGGCCGACCAGGTGGACCCCGCCTGTCCCGATGCGCGGTTGGACAAGGCCGCTAGTCCAGGCGCGGGTGCATGCGCGCGCATGGCCGACAGCCCCCACCGGGTGGAGCCCGCTAGTCCAGGCGCGGGCGAGCGCCTATCACCGCAGGGCGCGGGCGAGCGCGTATCACCGCGCGGCGCAGACGAGCGCCTATCACCGCAGGGCGCGGGCGAGCGCGTATCACCGCGCGGCGCAGACGAGCGCCTATCATCGCGGGCGAGCGCGCGCCTATCACCAAGCGCCACTTGTTCGCAGGATGACGCGGGTGCGGCTGCCAACAGGGGGACAGCTGAGGCATCAGGCACAGCAGCCGGTGCAGAATCTTTCTTGGATCCGGCGCTGGGATCTTCTGTGGATTGTTCTACGCCTACATCAGCAGCTCTATCTCCGGCTCCCCGTCGTCACACCCGGTCACAGTCAGGTATCGTCAAAAATAAAGAGTATACTGATGGTACGATACGGTATGACAGAAGGCAAACGTGCTTTTCTTAGTACTGTTGGTGAACCAAATAATTTGCATGATGCTCTAGCACATAAAGATTGGGAGGAGGCTATGGATAAAGAATATGATGCACTCATGAAAAATAGAACTTGGCACTTAGTACCT encodes:
- the LOC119310935 gene encoding homeobox-leucine zipper protein HOX7-like yields the protein MELELSLGDLPAPVKANNTMLAPATCQGEDNDDLALGLRVTATERDDQDNQRTGIETVEGEDSDEACPELPVRASPFRQASAQTASANSWGFDVNAAVPVDGRASMARSLSPPSMHMEVPVTQGVDEEASEDEDNGGGRVRKKLRLSKEQSAFLEGSFKEHSTLTLEQKSSLANRLSLRPRQVEVWFQNRRARTKLKQTEADCEQLKRCCEALARENRKLQREVAELRASRAPYPLYNLNHHMSGFSTALPVCSSCSTISAVSSPGSSPMSTLFAGRPHFGPFTVTHPVLPLRRQPSATL